A genomic window from Silene latifolia isolate original U9 population chromosome Y, ASM4854445v1, whole genome shotgun sequence includes:
- the LOC141626703 gene encoding replication protein A 70 kDa DNA-binding subunit B-like, translating into MSTQGNRMRGALFGDQLRNFKDAIVYNGTYEITNGTIKPMEDRWRKNPAELSYQMGFGKNTIIQPMDTETGPVLPNYLAIGQLPRSSDPSEKFDVMGIVLFVEEKPSQALIGQARTINVAEVVLMDHSSQQPLTVSTWDDLANLASEALLVKAQSLEPVGFTALKVSTHKGFSMTTTMSTEVILSPTGSEWLL; encoded by the exons ATGTCTACGCAGGGCAATAGGATGCGTGGCGCATTATTTGGTGACCAACTTCGGAACTTTAAAGATGCTATTGTCTACAACGGCACCTATGAAATTACAAATGGAACAATAAAGCCAATGGAAGATAGGTGGAGGAAAAACCCAGCTGAACTCAGTTACCAGATGGGTTTTGGCAAAAATACTATCATTCAACCAATGGATACTGAAACAGGACCCGTGCTTCCAAATTACTTGGCTATTGGCCAGCTTCCTCGAAGTAGCGACCCTTCTGAAAAATTTG ATGTGATGGGAATTGTGCTGTTTGTGGAGGAAAAGCCAAGCCAGGCCCTTATTGGACAGGCCCGTACAATCAACGTTGCTGAAGTAGTGCTCATGGATCATAG CTCACAACAACCACTGACTGTTTCAACATGGGATGATCTGGCAAACCTGGCCTCCGAAGCTTTATTGGTTAAGGCACAAAGTTTAGAACCTGTTGGCTTCACTGCTTTGAAAGTATCAACCCACAAAG GTTTCTCAATGACTACAACCATGTCAACAGAGGTAATTCTCTCACCAACGGGGAGCGAGTGGCTGCTCTAG